The Nymphalis io chromosome 14, ilAglIoxx1.1, whole genome shotgun sequence genome has a segment encoding these proteins:
- the LOC126773208 gene encoding centrosomal protein of 120 kDa-like, with translation MDELRGPTIQIVLNVREGLGFGFLKCPFIVCGSLNGYMLETDPVVPSHAPVFDAELVWEADKRRFRSLRVQNVPVKIEVYTTSTQGRKDKIGYLLLSLLGAQPCPNNKVVDIKHTWHKLLGVKSEGKCCHPQLLMSVSVEDRISTPTPRNELRMFHSNEVAFPTVRSHKNVTKPENHTMLLSLNDYIAESKKTVSCPELRPKLICDEGLIQIGSDNHLFVLELLIGTVENLDLLISPDSKHEDLSCYVTYSVFTHTITTDRVAVSGTRAQLNQRSSLRVRSSLGCLSRYFGRCPQLVATLRADGDVGVCSMDLRKLVPTDDIDQFLNNFCNDDNSLTVHERCFMLRCDGGENKDSRKPYMDVEMSLKYLGVKNDMQKPSLLSARSATRLESERGNGDLEKGNILEVKCGSCTDLNADVGGVAYTNIAPGNTTRYKTASGDAILQTNELAELIKKMCESLARTRPSRDAHVQCAGVHELDEKPVQLKTTKSDTSIKNTENDANAINSALSSADRDTVMKKYVEELEDWKEKQQELFKIQLKRKEDYHLDLLANEWEKRRSELEYKLSKGIEQCRNLAADLSRATEDFRLRGYRNTERERKLLDAKKALEAHYTSKYQELREASQKMEDDMNHQLKLKDMNIEELQQKVQLLKKNNDVLKNNMKNFEKTAENKYSGLTKDQTASLIQELRCLEEKLDSAVQSKAFFKEQWGRAVRELHLIKLSTRRQMLTQLRQERRQLGEMSLDPIEDKEENNQCHIDIDKLKDNYYVEILANSPALNSHTILSPDLELCDLKNFTKTPSSDKLGELIMQRDQLIRQDNPDEETIKQLNHEIRNMLINCGT, from the exons atggACGAACTACGAGGTCCAACAATCCAAATAGTTCTAAACGTCAGAGAag GACTTGGTTTCGGATTCCTTAAGTGCCCATTTATAGTATGTGGTTCTTTAAATGGTTACATGCTAGAGACGGATCCAGTTGTACCATCTCATGCACCAGTGTTTGACGCAGAACTTGTTTGGGAAGCAGATAAAAGGCGATTTAGGAG CCTACGGGTTCAAAATGTACCAGTTAAAATAGAAGTGTACACAACCAGTACACAAGGCAGAAAGGATAAAATTGGCTACTTATTGTTAAGTCTACTTGGAGCACAACCCTGTCCTAATAATAAAGTTGTTGAT atAAAACACACATGGCACAAATTATTAGGTGTGAAATCGGAAGGCAAATGTTGTCATCCACAGCTTCTCATGAGCGTCTCAGTGGAAGACAGAATAAGCACACCAACACCT CGTAATGAACTACGTATGTTCCATAGCAATGAAGTTGCCTTTCCGACAGTACGCTCCCACAAAAATGTCACAAAACCCGAAAATCATACTATGTTATTATCATTGA atgATTACATAGCTGAAAGTAAGAAAACAGTTTCATGTCCAGAACTCCGACCGAAACTTATATGTGATGAAGGTCTTATACAAATAGGTAGTGACAACCATTTGTTTGTGCTGGAGTTGCTGATAGGCACAGTGGAGAATTTAGATTTA ttGATATCTCCTGATTCAAAGCATGAAGATTTAAGTTGCTATGTGACATATTCAGTTTTTACACACACTATTACAACTGACAG AGTGGCCGTGTCGGGCACGCGTGCGCAGCTGAACCAGCGCTCGTCGCTGCGCGTGCGCAGCTCGCTGGGCTGCCTCTCGCGCTACTTCGGCCGCTGCCCGCAGCTCGTGGCCACGCTGCGCGCCGACGGGGACGTGG GTGTATGCAGCATGGATCTACGTAAACTGGTTCCGACGGATGATATCGATCAGTTCCTGAACAACTTCTGCAACGATGACAACTCGCTAACCGTACACGAAAGGTGTTTTATGCTGAGATGCGACGGCGGAGAAAATAAAGATAGCAGGAAACCTTATATGGATGTGGAAATGAGTTTGAAGTACCTTGGAGTTAAGAACGATATGCAA aaaCCATCGCTTTTATCGGCCCGAAGTGCTACTCGACTAGAAAGCGAAAGAGGGAACGGTGATTTGGAGAAAGGAAATATTCTTGAAGTCAAGTGTGGTAGTTGCACTGATCTGAATGCTGACGTGGGGGGCGTGGCCTACACTAATATTGCACCTGGAAATACTACTAG GTATAAAACGGCGTCAGGCGACGCCATATTGCAGACCAACGAGCTGGCGGAGCTGATAAAGAAGATGTGCGAGTCGCTCGCACGCACGCGGCCTTCGCGCGACGCGCACGTGCAGTGCGCGGGTGTGCACGAGCTGGACGA AAAACCGGTACAGTTGAAAACGACTAAAAGCGatacaagtataaaaaataccGAAAATG aTGCGAATGCAATAAACAGCGCTCTTTCATCAGCGGATCGCGACACCGTTATGAAGAAATACGTTGAGGAACTCGAGGATTGGAAGGAGAAACAGCAGGAACTATTTAAAATACAG ttgaAACGTAAGGAGGATTATCATCTCGACCTCCTTGCCAACGAGTGGGAGAAGCGACGGAGCGAGCTGGAGTATAAGTTGAGCAAGGGCATCGAGCAGTGTCGCAACCTCGCCGCGGACCTCAGCCGAGCCACCGAGGACTTCCGCTTACGGGGGTACAGGAACACGGAGAGAGAGAGGAAG ttGTTAGACGCAAAGAAGGCTTTGGAAGCGCACTACACCTCTAAGTATCAAGAGTTAAGGGAGGCGTCGCAGAAGATGGAAGACGATATGAATCACCAGCTTAAATTGAAGGATATGAATATTGAAGAGTTACAGCAGAAAGTGCaattactgaaaaaaaataatgatgtcCTTaag AACAATATGAAAAATTTCGAGAAAACGGCAGAGAATAAATACTCGGGCCTGACGAAAGATCAAACTGCGAGTCTCATACAAGAAttg CGATGTTTGGAAGAAAAGTTAGACAGTGCAGTTCAGTCCAAGGCCTTCTTTAAGGAGCAGTGGGGCCGAGCGGTCAGGGAGCTGCACCTCATTAAGCTCAGCACTCGTCGGCAAATGCTGACCCAGCTGCGCCAGGAGAGGCGGCAGCTAGGGGAAATGAG cctGGACCCCATTGAGGACAAAGAAGAAAATAATCAATGTCACATcgatatagataaattaaaagacAACTATTACGTTGAAATACTAGCTAACAGTCCTGCATTGAACTCGCATACAATTTtaa gcCCAGATCTGGAGTTGTGTGATTTGAA aaattttactAAAACCCCATCAAGCGATAAACTTGGAGAACTTATCATGCAGAGAGATCAACTGATAAGACAAGATAATCCCGACGAAGAAACAATCAAGCAGCTTAATcatgaaataagaaatatgcTTATTAATTGTGGTACTTGA
- the LOC126773191 gene encoding centrosome-associated zinc finger protein CP190, which translates to MSDVKQVKVDNWGIYFLQRLKHFFNRTDYCDLTLQFQDNAQLKVHRLVLSACTEYFELLERTCEMYEDCLVMPDDLQADVVVPIINFMYTGQLEFKLDLLEKLYQTSLVMNMPVLTKLLASHRSQQSQSNHQTRPAPNNYYGKRYLKHSKAILSPSSNSNTSKRNFSNAFENSDTPKAKKPHVVTRTESQVKNGSQEAATTSPKFPIFSEKNKHLTKEPRPTRYELPEELDEDNIFDNSFMNISYASKPLMVHPETTKQYTSKRIKLFEEGTSSRFMQGSSNTDIVECKKISANDSLFIDDNSVTDDNDTFQSLHVKDDTKDASQLFDQIIDNNDCSNITIQTKNNKQSGNLDHAKIISEVLKKYPHLVKSNKQIKLKILNTPNKPKKTRASNILDAEKDNKAKNETPDFTYETDVFDSKDAARLIALGAENIRGPWICLICGTPGKALHFTSYFNFRKHLVDIHNEKPVPNICEYCGLKSQKRNYLVHHQLTKHGVEPPSHYNFPKCNFCKYVALNEALMVKHKLTHAEVRSFRKNVSTAYTTSNSMLDQVQKTGNKYGERKHNLQCIYCLRIFLRENNLYAHLKTNHKEAAKNDGLIDDSDEEIQEEEDKPKSKHNSNESANYIKVELPANYDNSFDDNNVQYQIERRADGNIHVVSKKPRVVMPMPKHKILNPGFVMQQQNNSSLSKQQKPKSTINTTLKRNEFLQELSVSPTSNVTSEEIVLIDNHEYIVQDFQLIPKKEKSVGEYIMTNTVNTNKDGLIQSIMPTSTSVEYHNIHNSSNDAKVFVKKSTNANQPIQIVVSNEEEYKALVSNQSVIFEDGDSNKALTVLAPGTSSLETATIDLDNAQSNDMMIIQDEFSINVSDPNAANNSNIVVVYSHPVEDQNKQYQIITTQAVEAQFVPSSAIITQNYETVTTCAPVVSAHTALDNSWQNNIQTNINKLPITSTETELHTMTVAESVTIAPESDSTSNINDFSEVPITTSGSVPININQVVESQNQTIENNFNESNVLPNITEDINNVPICEPSSIITLEHPSIITDDLQKTLTETNIQQLSSTDLNKSTPINTFINTIEEPLTSNTLEPITENTDPATQSELGPVFDEQILVQENQTSIADNSIVNESTVETNTSSEPLNENIISEVDNCIPHVSGEQIGIEQCTDEPLINEKTNAEAETLEEPAIEMDAEETIENIARDIGVNPNASNKPELPKIAESLLDNPVAKVAIAQIENLASEWSEDESETLTEGENKTDKSNLEAKNDDASEMSEVEESIENIQQEMAKQVSVDVVPYTDEDMSSSQDDNLSKLADRQDSKVSEDIQATSKEKITLLLNDWDDNDSQEDNTLVTCDAKINDHDEKPQNTGDNDGAVAEESEISKNDNIKSLVSDWDEDDEENKE; encoded by the coding sequence ATGTCTGATGTAAAGCAAGTGAAAGTGGACAATTGGGGAATTTACTTCCTCCAGAGacttaaacattttttcaatCGAACAGATTACTGCGACTTGACACTTCAGTTCCAAGACAATGCACAACTTAAAGTGCACAGACTTGTTCTTAGTGCCTGCACTGAATACTTCGAATTATTGGAGCGAACATGTGAAATGTATGAAGATTGTTTGGTTATGCCGGATGATTTGCAAGCGGATGTCGTAGTTCCGATAATAAACTTTATGTATACAGGGCAGCTAGAATTTAAACTTGACTTACTAGAAAAGCTATATCAAACATCACTTGTTATGAATATGCCTGTTCTAACAAAGCTTCTTGCTTCACATCGCAGCCAACAATCACAATCAAATCATCAGACAAGACCAGCTCCTAACAATTACTACGGTAAAAGATACCTGAAACATTCTAAAGCTATACTATCGCCTAGCAGCAATAGCAATACCAGTAAGCGTAATTTCTCAAATGCATTTGAAAATTCAGACACACCAAAAGCTAAGAAACCCCATGTTGTGACTCGAACAGAATCACAAGTTAAAAATGGCAGTCAAGAAGCTGCAACAACAAGTCCAAAGTTTCCCATCTtctctgaaaaaaataaacacttgaCAAAAGAACCTCGTCCAACCCGGTATGAATTGCCAGAAGAACTAGATGAAGATAACATTTTTGACAATTCCTTTATGAACATATCATATGCTTCAAAACCTCTAATGGTGCATCCAGAAACTACGAAACAATATACCTCGAAGAGGATAAAGTTATTCGAAGAAGGCACAAGTTCGAGATTTATGCAAGGTTCCTCAAATACTGACATTGTGGAATGCAAAAAAATTTCTGCTAATGACAGTCTCTTTATAGATGACAATAGTGTTACTGATGACAATGACACATTTCAATCTCTACATGTTAAAGATGATACCAAAGATGCGAGTCAACTTTTTGATCAAATTATAGACAACAATGATTGTTCGAATATAACAAtacagacaaaaaataataaacaatcagGAAATTTAGATCATGCTAAAATAATAAGTGAAGTGCTTAAGAAATACCCACATTTGGTCAAAAGTAATAagcaaattaaattgaaaattcttAACACTCCAAATAAGCCTAAGAAAACCAGGGCATCTAATATATTAGATGCGGAGAAAGACAATAAAGCGAAGAATGAAACACCTGATTTTACATATGAAACTGATGTTTTTGATTCTAAAGATGCAGCGAGGCTCATAGCATTAGGTGCTGAGAATATTAGGGGTCCCTGGATCTGTCTTATCTGTGGAACACCTGGTAAAGCTTTACATTTTACTTCCTACTTTAACTTCCGTAAGCATCTTGTAGATATTCACAATGAAAAACCTGTACCAAATATATGTGAATATTGTGGGTTGAAGTCTCAAAAAAGAAATTACTTAGTTCACCATCAATTGACAAAGCATGGAGTGGAACCACCATCACATTACAATTTCccaaaatgtaatttttgtaaGTATGTAGCTCTTAATGAAGCATTAATGgtaaaacataaattgaccCATGCTGAAGTAAGAAGCTTCAGGAAGAATGTAAGTACAGCATATACAACATCTAATTCAATGTTAGATCAAGTGCAGAAAACTGGTAATAAATATGGCGAAAGAAAGCATAATTTGCAATGCATTTATTGCCTTAGAATTTTCTTacgtgaaaataatttatatgctcatttaaaaacaaatcacaAAGAAGCTGCTAAAAATGATGGTCTTATAGACGATTCTGATGAAGAAATAcaagaagaagaagacaaaCCAAAATCAAAGCATAATTCAAATGAATCTGCTAATTACATCAAAGTGGAACTACCAGCTAATTATGACAACTCATTTGATGATAATAATGTGCAGTATCAAATTGAAAGAAGAGCCGATGGTAATATACATGTTGTATCTAAAAAACCGCGTGTAGTAATGCCAATGcctaaacacaaaatattaaatccaGGCTTTGTCATGCAACAACAAAATAACTCTTCATTGTCTAAACAACAAAAACCGAAATCAACTATAAACACTACTCTAAAAAGAAATGAGTTTTTACAAGAACTCAGTGTATCCCCAACTAGTAATGTTACTAGTGAAGAAattgtattaattgataatCATGAATATATTGTTCAAGATTTCCAGTTAATtcctaaaaaagaaaaaagtgttGGAGAGTACATAATGACGAACACAGTTAATACTAACAAAGATGGATTGATACAATCAATAATGCCTACATCAACATCTGTGGAATATCATAACATCCATAACTCAAGTAATGATGCAAAAGTGTTTGTCAAAAAATCAACAAATGCCAACCAGCCTATACAAATAGTTGTTTCTAATGAAGAAGAATATAAAGCTTTAGTATCTAACCAATCTGTTATATTTGAAGATGGAGACTCTAACAAAGCTTTAACTGTGTTAGCTCCTGGAACTTCATCATTAGAAACTGCCACAATTGATTTGGACAATGCCCAATCTAATGACATGATGATAATTCAAGATGAGTTTTCTATTAATGTATCTGATCCCAATGCCgctaataattcaaatatagttGTTGTGTATAGCCATCCAGTAGAAGACCAAAATAAACAGTATCAAATTATAACAACACAAGCAGTTGAAGCTCAATTTGTTCCATCTTCCGCCATAATAACTCAAAATTATGAAACTGTTACAACTTGTGCACCAGTTGTGAGTGCACATACAGCTTTAGATAATTCGTGGCAAAACaatattcaaacaaatattaataaattaccaaTAACTTCCACAGAAACAGAATTACATACTATGACTGTAGCAGAATCAGTAACGATTGCACCTGAATCTGATTCTACTagtaatattaatgatttttctgAAGTCCCAATAACGACATCAGGGTCAGTTCCCATTAACATTAATCAAGTTGTTGAATCACAAAACCAAACCatagaaaacaattttaatgaatCAAATGTTTTACCCAATATTACTgaagatataaataatgtacCCATCTGTGAGCCAAGTTCTATTATTACTCTCGAACATCCCTCTATTATTACTGATGATCTACAAAAAACATTGACTGAAACTAATATACAGCAATTATCATCAACTGACCTAAATAAATCTACTCCGATAAATACCTTTATTAACACAATAGAAGAGCCATTAACAAGTAACACACTGGAACCCATCACTGAAAATACTGATCCAGCAACACAAAGTGAACTGGGTCCAGTTTTTGATGAACAAATTTTAGTACAAGAAAATCAAACTTCCATTGCTGATAATTCAATTGTTAATGAAAGTACAGTAGAAACAAATACATCTAGTGAACCCTTAAACGAGAATATTATTAGTGAAGTAGATAATTGCATACCACATGTATCAGGTGAACAAATAGGAATTGAACAATGTACTGACGAGCCTTTGATTAATGAAAAAACGAATGCTGAAGCTGAAACATTAGAAGAGCCTGCAATTGAAATGGATGCTGAAGAAACCATAGAAAATATTGCGCGGGATATTGGTGTAAATCCAAACGCAAGTAATAAACCTGAATTACCTAAAATCGCTGAAAGCTTATTAGATAATCCTGTTGCAAAAGTAGCGATCGCCCAAATTGAAAATCTAGCATCCGAATGGTCTGAAGATGAAAGTGAAACATTGACTGAAGGTGAGAATAAGACGGACAAGTCTAACTTGGAAGCGAAAAACGATGATGCAAGTGAAATGTCTGAGGTTGAGGAATCTATTGAAAACATTCAACAGGAAATGGCAAAACAAGTGTCTGTTGATGTAGTTCCTTACACAGATGAAGATATGAGTTCATCACAAGATGATAACTTATCTAAACTTGCTGACCGACAAGACAGTAAAGTAAGTGAAGATATTCAAGCCACCTCAAAAGAGAAAATAACTTTACTTCTCAATGATTGGGATGATAATGATTCACAAGAAGATAATACACTAGTCACTTGCGATGCAAAGATAAATGATCATGATGAAAAACCTCAAAACACTGGTGACAATGATGGAGCTGTAGCAGAGGAATCAGAAATaagtaaaaatgataatattaagagTTTAGTAAGTGATTGGGATGAAGATGATGAAGAGAATAAGGAGTAA
- the LOC126773298 gene encoding ubiquitin-conjugating enzyme E2 J2-like has product MAKTKVTGATSRLKQDYLRLKNDPVPYVTAEPVPSNILEWHYVVKGPEKSPYEGGYYHGKIIFPREFPFKPPSIYMITPNGRFKTNTKLCLSITDFHPDTWNPAWSISTILTGLLSFMLEKTPTLGSIVTSDYQKRCLAAESLEINLKNKMFCELFPEYVEEIEQLLKERQEAILHTENTNSSSGSEVVTEQQSNMYYILTNLFVLVGFVFLAYMVKYVLVSISND; this is encoded by the coding sequence ATGGCAAAAACTAAGGTTACTGGTGCGACTAGTAGACTAAAACAAGATTACCTCCGGCTGAAAAATGATCCTGTACCGTATGTTACTGCGGAACCCGTTCCTTCAAACATTCTAGAATGGCATTATGTTGTAAAAGGTCCCGAAAAAAGTCCATATGAAGGCGGATATTATCatggaaaaattatatttcccagagaattTCCGTTCAAGCCCCCATCTATATACATGATTACTCCAAATGGACGATTCAAGACGAATACAAAATTGTGCCTTAGCATTACTGATTTCCATCCAGACACATGGAATCCAGCTTGGTCTATTTCAACAATTTTGACTGGTCTGCTCAGCTTTATGCTAGAGAAAACTCCAACATTAGGTTCCATTGTCACATCAGATTACCAGAAACGCTGTTTAGCTGCAGAATCTCTcgaaattaatcttaaaaacaaaatgttttgtgAATTATTTCCTGAATATGTTGAAGAAATTGAGCAGTTACTGAAAGAAAGGCAAGAGGCAATCCTACATACAGAAAACACAAATAGCAGCAGTGGTAGTGAAGTGGTTACTGAACAACAATCTAACATGTACTATATTTTGACTAATCTTTTTGTGCTTGTTGGTTTTGTTTTTCTTGCTTATATGGTCAAATATGTTTTAGTCTCAATATCTAATGACTAA